In the Phaeobacter gallaeciensis genome, one interval contains:
- the upp gene encoding uracil phosphoribosyltransferase yields MSEHLTVVDHPLVQHKLTLMRDKGTSTAGFRRLLREITQLLAYEITREMPLTTTTIDTPMEEMEAPILAGKKLALVSILRAGNGMLDGVLELIPSARVGFVGLYRDEETLQPVQYYFKAPEGLKDRLVIAVDPMLATGNSSAAAIDLLKEAGANNIRFLCLLAAPEGVARMKEAHPDVPIVTASLDRELNEKGYIMPGLGDAGDRMFGTK; encoded by the coding sequence ATGTCCGAACATCTGACCGTTGTTGATCATCCGCTGGTCCAGCACAAACTGACCCTGATGCGGGACAAGGGCACATCGACTGCCGGGTTCCGGCGTCTGCTGCGCGAGATCACCCAGCTTCTGGCCTATGAGATCACTCGCGAAATGCCGCTGACCACCACCACTATCGACACCCCGATGGAGGAAATGGAAGCGCCGATCTTGGCGGGCAAGAAACTGGCGCTGGTGTCGATCCTGCGGGCGGGCAACGGCATGCTGGATGGCGTGCTGGAACTGATCCCTTCGGCCCGGGTTGGATTTGTGGGTCTCTACCGCGACGAGGAAACCCTGCAGCCGGTGCAATATTACTTCAAGGCGCCCGAAGGTCTGAAGGATCGTCTGGTGATCGCCGTCGATCCGATGCTGGCGACCGGCAACTCCTCGGCAGCGGCCATCGACCTCTTGAAAGAGGCCGGTGCCAACAACATCCGTTTCCTTTGTCTCTTGGCCGCGCCGGAAGGCGTTGCGCGCATGAAAGAGGCGCATCCGGATGTGCCGATCGTCACTGCCTCGCTGGATCGCGAGCTGAACGAAAAAGGCTATATCATGCCCGGTCTTGGCGATGCCGGCGACCGCATGTTCGGCACCAAGTAA
- a CDS encoding SPOR domain-containing protein, translating into MKITRIVALAIIAGTLSVQGVGQAVEAQTLRASGPPAEVPPASYKGKQYVDSRGCIYIRAGIDGNVNWVPRVTRSRKQLCGYKPTTIAGAAKRQPQANAGPEIITLPQEQQPAATAVATAPAKKATPTSRTTAPASAPAVAATTKPRRTAQSTSARPTRVTTAAPRRVVKPAPVVPAPQPAPQQVRTAPTSGGCPGASAISQQYINKSAGVRCGPQAEAPVTYGRDRAGDQNSSLQLAPNTRILPAHVYQQRRLSTGLTVPQGYRPVWEDDRLNPRRAERTLTAATPNGQTAVPPGYVRVERDDDRMNTMRGVRSAAGDAQMAEVWTDGLPRKLVRKPLDRQTVTLSGRHARSAAEAREPLALRLSTRSDPEAGAAASEATPRRYVRAATFADPAAARAAARDLARSTGLPVRLGTLTRKGKTYKVVLAGPFTATGAGDEALNAVRGAGYPKARLSK; encoded by the coding sequence ATGAAGATAACAAGAATTGTCGCGCTCGCCATCATTGCAGGCACGCTGAGCGTTCAAGGCGTGGGTCAGGCCGTGGAGGCGCAGACGCTGCGGGCCTCCGGTCCCCCAGCAGAGGTGCCCCCGGCCTCTTACAAGGGTAAGCAATATGTCGACAGCCGCGGTTGTATCTATATCCGCGCCGGGATCGACGGCAATGTGAACTGGGTGCCCCGCGTAACCCGCAGCCGCAAGCAATTGTGCGGCTACAAGCCTACTACCATCGCAGGGGCTGCTAAACGCCAGCCGCAGGCGAACGCGGGGCCTGAAATCATCACCCTGCCGCAGGAACAGCAGCCTGCCGCGACCGCGGTTGCAACGGCTCCCGCCAAAAAGGCGACGCCCACGTCTCGGACGACGGCTCCTGCAAGCGCCCCTGCAGTTGCCGCAACCACCAAACCGCGCCGCACTGCGCAAAGCACCAGTGCCCGCCCCACGCGGGTCACCACCGCCGCGCCCCGGCGTGTCGTGAAACCGGCTCCGGTTGTTCCGGCGCCGCAGCCTGCACCGCAGCAAGTGCGCACGGCGCCGACGTCTGGCGGCTGCCCTGGGGCTTCGGCGATCAGCCAGCAGTACATCAACAAATCCGCAGGCGTCCGCTGTGGCCCGCAGGCCGAAGCGCCGGTGACTTATGGCCGGGACAGGGCGGGCGATCAGAACTCGTCGCTTCAACTGGCGCCCAACACCCGTATCCTGCCCGCACATGTCTATCAGCAGCGCAGACTGAGCACGGGGCTGACGGTGCCGCAAGGCTACCGCCCGGTCTGGGAGGATGATCGCCTGAACCCCCGGCGCGCCGAGCGTACGCTGACAGCGGCCACGCCGAATGGACAGACTGCGGTGCCGCCGGGTTACGTCCGGGTGGAACGGGATGACGACCGCATGAATACCATGCGCGGCGTGCGCAGCGCTGCAGGAGATGCGCAGATGGCCGAGGTCTGGACCGATGGCCTGCCGCGTAAACTGGTGCGCAAACCGCTGGACCGGCAGACGGTCACATTGTCGGGGCGTCATGCCCGCAGCGCCGCCGAGGCGCGCGAGCCGCTGGCATTGCGTCTGTCGACCAGGTCGGACCCCGAGGCGGGAGCGGCTGCATCTGAAGCCACACCGCGTCGCTACGTCCGTGCGGCGACCTTTGCCGATCCGGCGGCGGCGCGCGCTGCTGCGCGGGATCTGGCCCGCAGCACGGGCTTGCCGGTCCGTCTCGGCACGCTCACCCGCAAGGGCAAGACCTACAAAGTTGTTTTGGCAGGGCCTTTCACTGCCACTGGGGCAGGTGATGAAGCCCTGAACGCCGTGCGCGGCGCGGGGTATCCCAAGGCGCGGCTCAGCAAGTAA
- a CDS encoding retropepsin-like aspartic protease family protein, producing MTDMDYARVIYLVLLLVAVGSWVFVQNRQSLGKTVQMLAVWAFIFLGVIAAYGLWGDIRSTVMPQQSVITEQGRVEVPMAPDGHYYLTLSVNGTPVNFLVDTGASQVVLSHADAERAGIDTDKLAYLGRAQTANGEVRTASFWVDEMSLGGITDSDVRVWVNAGEMDKSLLGMGYLQRWSRIEIQNRALVLTR from the coding sequence ATGACCGATATGGACTATGCCCGGGTGATTTATCTTGTCCTGCTGCTGGTGGCGGTAGGATCCTGGGTCTTCGTGCAGAACCGGCAGTCGCTGGGCAAGACGGTGCAGATGCTCGCCGTTTGGGCGTTTATCTTCCTTGGGGTGATCGCTGCCTATGGTCTGTGGGGTGATATCCGCAGCACGGTAATGCCACAGCAAAGCGTGATCACCGAACAAGGCCGGGTGGAGGTGCCAATGGCGCCGGATGGTCACTACTACCTGACCCTGTCGGTCAACGGCACGCCAGTCAATTTCCTGGTGGATACCGGCGCCAGTCAGGTGGTGCTGAGCCACGCGGACGCTGAGCGCGCCGGGATCGACACCGACAAACTGGCCTATCTGGGCCGCGCGCAGACCGCCAATGGCGAAGTGCGCACCGCCTCTTTCTGGGTGGATGAGATGTCGCTTGGCGGGATCACCGACAGCGATGTGCGGGTTTGGGTCAACGCCGGTGAGATGGATAAATCCCTGCTTGGCATGGGCTATCTGCAACGCTGGTCACGGATCGAGATCCAGAACCGCGCCCTTGTGCTGACCCGTTAA
- a CDS encoding MarC family protein, protein MIDTAFMITSFVTLFVIIDPIGLTPIFLALTQGMTASERRGVAIRASLTATFILALFTLFGEAVLAFVGISMPAFRVAGGALLFLTALDMLFERRTKRREHQGEEATEVEDPSVFPISIPLIAGPGSIATVILLAGQKPGIEGFALVMSIVLAVLSLMLVMFLVSGVLERLLGKTGINVVTRLLGMLLAALSVQFILDGLRAFGFAAG, encoded by the coding sequence ATGATCGATACGGCCTTTATGATCACCTCTTTTGTCACGCTTTTCGTGATTATTGATCCTATTGGCCTGACCCCGATCTTTCTGGCGCTGACACAAGGCATGACCGCGTCCGAGCGGCGTGGCGTGGCCATTCGCGCGTCGCTGACCGCGACCTTCATCCTCGCGCTTTTCACCCTGTTCGGAGAGGCGGTTCTGGCCTTTGTCGGCATCTCAATGCCCGCCTTCCGCGTCGCAGGTGGCGCGCTGCTGTTCCTCACTGCGCTCGACATGCTGTTCGAACGGCGCACCAAACGCCGCGAGCATCAGGGCGAGGAAGCCACCGAGGTCGAGGACCCCTCCGTCTTTCCCATCTCCATCCCGCTGATCGCAGGCCCCGGCTCGATTGCAACCGTGATCCTGCTCGCCGGTCAGAAACCGGGCATCGAAGGCTTTGCCCTGGTGATGAGCATCGTTCTGGCGGTGTTGTCGCTGATGCTGGTGATGTTCCTTGTCTCCGGCGTGCTGGAGCGGCTTCTGGGCAAGACCGGGATCAACGTGGTGACCCGGCTTCTGGGCATGCTACTGGCGGCGCTTTCGGTGCAGTTCATTCTGGACGGTCTGCGCGCCTTTGGCTTTGCCGCAGGCTAG
- a CDS encoding ABC-F family ATP-binding cassette domain-containing protein, with protein MLRISDITYSVEGRPLFDGASATIPTGHKVGLVGRNGTGKTTLFRLIKGELALEGGSISLPSRARIGGIAQEAPASDVSLINTVLAADLERAELMAEAETTTDPDRIAEVQTRLADIDAWSAEARAASILKGLGFDEEAQQRPCADFSGGWRMRVALAAVLFSEPDLLLLDEPTNYLDLEGALWLEAYLVKYPHTVIIISHDRELLNRSVGGILHLEDRGLIYYGGNYDQFARQRAANRANQAAAAKKQEAQRAHLQAFVDRFKAKASKAKQAQSRVKMLEKMETIRAPEDAARTVFTFPEPEELSPPIIATEGVSVGYGDTVILSKLDLRIDQDDRIALLGKNGEGKSTLSKMLSGRLAPMSGKMTQSSKLRIGFFAQHQVDELYIDETPLQHLQRERPEEGQAKLRARLAGFGLGAAQADTEVGRLSGGQKARLSLLLATLDAPHLLILDEPTNHLDIESREALVEALTAYTGAVILVSHDMHLLSLVADRLWLVSQGTVKPYEGDLTSYRSLLLEKDKPALKPAAAKPKPKRPTRDAMLALRAEARKAEERVSKLTAMKDKLDIKLADPELYEAEKKDEARVWQGKHAEVIEALDRAELLWMRALEKLEKAEAL; from the coding sequence ATGCTACGTATTTCGGACATCACCTATTCGGTCGAAGGCCGCCCCCTGTTCGACGGGGCCAGCGCCACCATTCCCACCGGCCACAAGGTTGGCCTTGTGGGGCGCAACGGCACCGGGAAGACCACCCTCTTCCGCCTGATCAAGGGCGAGCTTGCACTGGAAGGAGGCAGCATCTCGCTGCCGTCCCGTGCGCGCATCGGCGGCATCGCACAAGAGGCACCCGCCTCGGACGTGTCGCTGATCAACACGGTTCTGGCCGCCGACCTCGAACGGGCCGAACTGATGGCCGAAGCCGAAACCACAACCGATCCTGATCGCATCGCCGAGGTGCAGACCCGGCTCGCCGACATCGACGCCTGGTCCGCCGAGGCCCGCGCGGCCTCCATCCTCAAGGGGCTTGGCTTTGACGAAGAGGCGCAACAGCGCCCCTGCGCCGATTTCTCGGGTGGCTGGCGGATGCGGGTGGCGCTTGCCGCTGTGTTGTTCTCTGAGCCCGATCTGCTGCTGCTCGACGAGCCGACCAACTATCTCGACCTCGAAGGCGCGCTCTGGCTTGAGGCCTATCTGGTGAAATACCCTCATACGGTCATCATCATCAGCCACGACCGCGAACTTCTGAACCGCTCGGTCGGGGGGATCCTGCATCTGGAGGATCGCGGCCTCATCTACTACGGCGGCAACTACGACCAGTTCGCCCGCCAGCGTGCCGCCAACCGCGCCAATCAGGCCGCAGCCGCCAAGAAACAAGAGGCGCAGCGCGCCCACCTGCAGGCATTCGTGGACCGGTTCAAGGCCAAGGCCAGCAAGGCCAAGCAGGCGCAAAGCCGCGTGAAGATGCTGGAAAAGATGGAAACCATCCGCGCGCCCGAAGACGCAGCACGCACAGTCTTCACCTTCCCGGAGCCCGAAGAACTGTCGCCGCCGATCATCGCCACCGAGGGCGTTTCGGTGGGCTATGGCGACACGGTAATCCTCAGCAAACTGGACCTGCGCATCGATCAGGACGACCGGATTGCGCTGCTGGGCAAGAACGGCGAAGGCAAATCCACCCTGTCGAAAATGCTCTCGGGCCGTCTTGCACCGATGTCCGGCAAGATGACGCAATCGAGCAAGCTGCGCATCGGTTTCTTTGCCCAGCATCAGGTCGACGAGCTTTATATCGACGAAACCCCGCTGCAGCACCTGCAGCGCGAGCGCCCCGAAGAAGGTCAGGCGAAACTGCGGGCACGCCTTGCGGGCTTTGGCCTTGGCGCCGCGCAGGCGGATACCGAGGTCGGACGCCTGTCGGGCGGGCAAAAGGCGCGCCTGTCACTGCTTCTGGCAACACTGGATGCGCCGCATCTTCTGATCCTCGACGAGCCGACCAACCACCTTGATATCGAAAGCCGCGAAGCGCTGGTGGAAGCGCTGACCGCCTATACCGGGGCGGTGATCCTTGTCAGCCACGACATGCACCTTCTGAGCCTTGTGGCCGACCGGCTGTGGCTGGTGTCGCAAGGTACGGTGAAACCCTATGAGGGCGATCTGACCTCTTACCGGTCGCTGCTGCTGGAAAAGGACAAACCGGCGTTGAAACCGGCCGCTGCCAAGCCAAAGCCGAAACGCCCCACGCGCGATGCCATGCTGGCGCTGCGCGCGGAGGCCCGTAAAGCCGAGGAACGCGTCAGCAAACTGACCGCAATGAAGGACAAGCTTGACATCAAGCTAGCGGACCCGGAACTCTACGAGGCAGAGAAGAAGGACGAAGCCCGCGTCTGGCAAGGCAAGCACGCCGAAGTCATCGAGGCGCTGGACCGCGCCGAACTGCTGTGGATGCGGGCGCTGGAGAAACTGGAAAAAGCCGAAGCCCTATGA
- a CDS encoding multidrug effflux MFS transporter, protein MRAAQTAPHIATLIFGTALSVLSLNMFLPSLARIGEDFQADYGLVNLSIAGYLAISAVLQLVMGPLSDRFGRRPVVLVSLLVFALASIGCALAQSIWVFLGFRLLQGAVVAGQVVSRAAIRDMHSAEEAASKMGYVSMAMALAPMLGPMLGGFLEMAFGWRAGFILYTVMGLAMLALAWGDWGETNDNRSATFGAQMRTYPELLASRRFWGYSLCVAFSVGGFFSFITGAPLVAAAWFDLSPAMVGLGIGIITSGFMVGNFITGRVAGRVSLLTLILIGRISATLGPLGGLILFALGQGSVPVFFGAAICVGFGNGLTIANASAGLMSVRPHLAGSASGLSGALSVALGAVLTSLTGALVAPENAPFMVLGIILCASILALASALYVRWVDIREPLPEAG, encoded by the coding sequence ATGCGAGCTGCGCAAACGGCCCCTCATATTGCCACGCTGATCTTCGGCACCGCCCTTTCGGTGCTGTCGCTCAACATGTTCCTGCCGTCGCTGGCACGGATCGGAGAGGATTTTCAGGCCGACTATGGTCTGGTGAACCTGTCCATCGCCGGTTACCTGGCGATTTCTGCAGTATTGCAGCTGGTTATGGGGCCTTTGTCGGACCGCTTCGGACGTCGCCCGGTGGTGCTGGTGTCGCTGCTGGTCTTTGCCCTTGCCTCAATCGGCTGCGCGCTGGCGCAATCGATCTGGGTGTTCCTTGGCTTTCGCTTGCTGCAAGGGGCCGTGGTGGCGGGGCAGGTGGTCTCCCGCGCTGCGATCCGCGACATGCACAGCGCCGAAGAGGCCGCCAGCAAGATGGGCTATGTCTCCATGGCGATGGCGCTGGCGCCGATGCTGGGGCCGATGCTGGGCGGTTTTCTCGAAATGGCCTTTGGCTGGCGGGCGGGATTCATCCTTTATACCGTGATGGGCCTTGCGATGCTGGCGCTGGCCTGGGGCGACTGGGGCGAGACGAACGACAACCGCTCGGCCACCTTTGGCGCCCAGATGCGCACCTATCCTGAGCTGTTGGCCTCGCGCCGGTTCTGGGGGTACAGCCTTTGTGTGGCCTTTTCGGTCGGCGGGTTCTTCTCTTTCATCACCGGGGCGCCGCTGGTGGCAGCGGCCTGGTTCGACCTCAGCCCTGCCATGGTGGGGCTGGGCATCGGCATCATCACGAGTGGTTTCATGGTGGGCAATTTCATCACCGGACGAGTGGCGGGGCGGGTGTCGCTGCTGACGCTGATCCTGATTGGCCGTATCAGCGCGACGCTCGGCCCGCTTGGGGGTTTGATCCTGTTCGCGCTGGGGCAGGGCTCGGTTCCGGTGTTTTTCGGCGCCGCGATCTGCGTCGGATTTGGCAACGGTCTCACCATCGCCAATGCCAGCGCCGGGCTGATGTCGGTGCGCCCGCATCTGGCGGGCAGCGCTTCGGGGTTGTCGGGGGCCTTGTCGGTGGCGCTGGGGGCGGTTCTGACCTCTCTGACCGGTGCTTTGGTGGCGCCTGAAAACGCGCCCTTCATGGTGCTGGGAATCATCCTGTGCGCCAGTATCCTGGCGCTGGCCTCGGCGCTGTATGTGCGCTGGGTCGATATACGCGAACCTTTGCCCGAAGCGGGCTGA
- the ndk gene encoding nucleoside-diphosphate kinase — MALERTFSIIKPDATRRNLTGAINAKFEEAGLRIVAQKRIHLTKEQAGKFYEVHAERPFYDELCEFMSSEPIVCQVLEGENAIAKNREIMGATNPADAAPGTIRAEFAESVGENSVHGSDAPETAAVEIAYFFSGLELVG; from the coding sequence ATGGCACTGGAACGCACCTTTTCGATCATCAAGCCCGATGCAACCCGCCGTAACCTGACCGGCGCAATCAACGCCAAATTCGAAGAAGCAGGTCTGCGCATCGTCGCGCAAAAGCGCATCCACCTGACCAAGGAACAGGCCGGCAAGTTCTACGAAGTGCACGCCGAGCGTCCCTTCTATGACGAACTGTGCGAATTCATGTCCTCCGAGCCGATCGTGTGTCAGGTTCTGGAAGGTGAAAACGCCATCGCGAAAAACCGCGAAATCATGGGCGCCACCAACCCGGCAGACGCTGCTCCCGGCACCATCCGCGCCGAGTTCGCGGAATCGGTTGGCGAAAACTCGGTTCACGGCTCCGACGCGCCGGAAACCGCAGCGGTTGAAATCGCATACTTCTTCTCCGGTCTGGAACTGGTCGGCTAA
- a CDS encoding TfoX/Sxy family protein gives MSTPISSIRNLGPASEESFARAGIHSAEELRELGADAAYARLLQAGSRPHFIGYYVLVMGLQGRPWNDCKGEEKKALRKRFDQIKTENTTAKSEAAGLSRLERELDAIGVIPRRG, from the coding sequence ATGTCCACGCCTATCTCATCCATCCGCAACCTTGGCCCGGCCTCGGAAGAGTCCTTTGCCCGTGCAGGCATCCACTCCGCCGAAGAGCTGCGCGAGCTTGGCGCGGATGCGGCCTATGCGCGGCTGCTGCAGGCGGGCAGCCGCCCTCATTTCATCGGGTACTATGTGCTGGTGATGGGGCTTCAGGGGCGTCCGTGGAACGATTGCAAGGGCGAAGAGAAAAAAGCCCTGCGCAAGCGGTTCGACCAGATCAAGACGGAAAACACCACGGCCAAGAGCGAGGCCGCCGGTCTGTCGCGACTGGAGCGCGAACTAGACGCCATAGGCGTCATTCCCCGTCGGGGATAA
- a CDS encoding cytochrome P450: MTQPQTAPDILNFDLANPPEGFVEDPFPFYDALLAEAPILQQPDGSVLICRHEDLDRIYRDTTSFSSDKKAAFAPKFGEGSPLFEHHTTSLVFSDPPLHTRVRKIMTSALTPRAIGRMEAGLVETVDHLLDAMEGREEVDLIEDFASTIPIQIIGNLLDVPMEERGPLRDWSLAILGALEPALSDEELKRGHKAVEEFKDYLTDLIARRRAQPGDPETDVLTRLIRGEGADEQLSEIELIQNCIFILNAGHETTTNLIGNGLALLNDHPDQRARLQADPELIKPAVEEMLRMRSPNQLGNRETTRMVEIGGLEIPRGTNLHLVIGAANRDPEVFDHPERFDISRKPNRHLAFAGGPHVCVGLTLARLEGKIAIERFLSRFPNYHLLPGRVSGGRMRFRGYAHLPASLG, translated from the coding sequence GTGACACAACCGCAAACCGCACCCGATATTCTGAATTTTGATCTGGCAAACCCGCCCGAGGGTTTTGTGGAGGATCCGTTTCCCTTCTACGACGCCCTGCTGGCTGAAGCCCCCATTCTGCAGCAACCCGATGGCTCGGTGCTGATCTGCCGACATGAGGATCTGGACCGGATCTATCGGGACACCACGTCTTTCTCTTCGGATAAGAAGGCCGCCTTTGCGCCCAAGTTCGGCGAAGGCTCACCGCTGTTCGAACATCACACCACATCGCTGGTGTTTTCCGACCCGCCGCTGCACACACGCGTGCGCAAGATCATGACCTCGGCCTTGACGCCGCGCGCCATCGGGCGGATGGAGGCAGGGCTGGTGGAGACTGTTGATCATCTGCTGGACGCCATGGAAGGGCGCGAGGAGGTTGATCTGATCGAGGATTTCGCCTCGACCATTCCGATCCAGATCATCGGCAACCTGCTGGACGTGCCGATGGAGGAACGCGGGCCGCTGCGCGATTGGTCGCTGGCGATCCTCGGGGCGCTGGAACCTGCGCTCAGCGATGAGGAGCTGAAGCGCGGGCATAAGGCGGTGGAAGAGTTCAAGGACTACCTGACCGACCTTATTGCCCGGCGCCGGGCCCAGCCGGGCGATCCGGAAACCGACGTGCTGACCCGGCTGATCCGGGGTGAGGGCGCAGATGAGCAGCTGAGCGAGATCGAGCTGATCCAGAATTGTATCTTTATCCTCAACGCGGGCCATGAGACCACAACCAACCTGATTGGCAATGGTCTGGCGCTCTTGAATGATCACCCGGACCAGCGCGCACGGCTGCAGGCGGATCCGGAGCTGATCAAACCGGCGGTGGAGGAGATGCTGCGGATGCGGTCCCCGAACCAGCTGGGCAACCGGGAAACCACGCGGATGGTGGAGATCGGCGGGCTTGAGATCCCGCGGGGCACCAACCTGCATCTGGTGATCGGCGCCGCCAACCGTGATCCGGAGGTGTTCGACCACCCCGAGCGCTTCGACATCTCGCGCAAGCCGAACCGGCATCTGGCCTTTGCCGGTGGCCCGCACGTCTGCGTCGGGCTGACTCTGGCGCGGCTGGAAGGCAAGATCGCTATTGAACGCTTCCTCAGTCGCTTTCCGAATTACCATCTGCTGCCGGGGCGGGTCTCCGGCGGTCGGATGCGGTTTCGGGGCTATGCGCATCTGCCTGCCTCCTTAGGCTGA
- a CDS encoding response regulator, whose protein sequence is MRILLADDHDMVRETISAYLKSEGGAEVLLATDLPGAMELISAEGPFDLVLLDYQMPGMTGLDGLTEALAANGGKGVAILSGSAPANTARAALDAGAIGFIPKTMGAQSLLNAVRFMSAGEIYAPVELMRAEESANTHPLAERLSPRELEVLNGLCRGLSNKEIARELDLQEVTIKLHVRTLCRKLDAKNRTQAALTAKEAGLF, encoded by the coding sequence ATGCGTATTCTTTTGGCAGATGATCATGACATGGTTCGCGAGACCATTTCCGCCTACCTCAAATCCGAGGGGGGCGCAGAGGTGTTGCTCGCCACCGATCTGCCGGGCGCGATGGAGCTGATCTCCGCGGAAGGCCCGTTTGACCTGGTGTTGCTGGACTACCAGATGCCCGGAATGACGGGACTGGATGGCCTGACTGAGGCGCTTGCGGCCAATGGCGGCAAGGGCGTTGCGATCCTCTCTGGCAGCGCTCCGGCCAATACTGCCCGGGCGGCGCTCGATGCCGGGGCCATCGGGTTCATTCCCAAGACCATGGGCGCGCAGTCGCTTTTGAACGCGGTCCGCTTCATGAGCGCGGGGGAAATCTATGCTCCGGTCGAGTTGATGCGCGCGGAAGAGAGCGCAAATACGCACCCCCTGGCCGAACGGCTGAGCCCACGGGAGCTGGAAGTCCTGAACGGCCTTTGCCGCGGCCTGTCGAACAAGGAAATCGCCCGCGAGTTGGACTTGCAAGAGGTCACCATTAAACTGCATGTGCGCACCCTCTGCCGCAAGCTTGACGCCAAGAACCGTACCCAAGCTGCCCTGACCGCCAAGGAAGCCGGTCTTTTCTGA
- a CDS encoding molybdopterin-dependent oxidoreductase: MIRWMNVLGALVLALGVGLMLGLGSSAQAASDDTVLLTVQIEGDDASTTTFTRDQLMSLGQTSFETETIWTSGTQAFTGVSLKDLMAHLGVTSGVLQARAINDYMVEVPLSDAIEGGPIIAYERNGKTMSVRSKGPLWIVYPYDSNPSYKTEAIYSRSIWQLEGINVQR; this comes from the coding sequence ATGATCCGCTGGATGAATGTTTTGGGCGCGCTGGTTCTGGCGCTGGGGGTGGGCCTGATGCTCGGGCTTGGGTCGTCGGCGCAGGCCGCCAGCGACGACACCGTGCTGCTGACGGTTCAGATCGAAGGGGATGATGCTTCGACGACGACCTTCACCCGCGATCAGCTAATGTCGCTGGGCCAGACCTCCTTTGAAACGGAAACCATCTGGACCTCTGGCACGCAGGCCTTCACCGGCGTATCCCTGAAGGATCTCATGGCCCATCTCGGGGTGACCTCTGGTGTCCTGCAAGCGCGGGCGATCAACGATTACATGGTCGAGGTGCCTCTGTCCGATGCGATCGAAGGGGGGCCGATCATCGCCTATGAACGCAATGGCAAGACCATGTCGGTCCGCTCCAAGGGGCCTTTGTGGATCGTTTACCCTTACGATAGCAATCCCTCGTATAAAACCGAAGCGATCTACTCCAGAAGCATCTGGCAGCTGGAGGGGATCAACGTCCAACGGTAA